The Nitrososphaerota archaeon genome includes a window with the following:
- a CDS encoding nitroreductase: MDVFEAIKTRRSISRFKPDPPPRELIEKILDAGTWAPTHHLTEPWRFFVLTGRAREKLGEVMAQALAEELADPNSQESRVKIDAEKQRPLRAPVIIAVAASPKQDPNVIELEEIVATSAAIQNMLLAAHAPGLGAILRTGKAAYRKKVKDFFGLSDREYLLGFIYLGYPDAQPQKGFRTPFQNKTVWLE, from the coding sequence TTGGATGTGTTTGAAGCCATAAAGACGAGAAGAAGTATAAGCCGGTTTAAACCCGATCCCCCACCAAGGGAGCTTATTGAAAAGATTCTTGATGCTGGAACGTGGGCTCCGACCCACCACCTCACAGAGCCTTGGAGATTCTTCGTCCTAACAGGTCGAGCTAGAGAGAAGCTAGGCGAGGTCATGGCACAGGCTCTAGCGGAAGAGCTGGCTGATCCAAACTCTCAGGAAAGTAGGGTTAAGATCGATGCGGAGAAGCAGAGGCCACTAAGAGCACCTGTGATAATAGCGGTTGCGGCTTCGCCAAAGCAAGATCCGAATGTGATCGAGTTAGAGGAGATCGTCGCAACCTCCGCAGCCATTCAGAATATGCTGTTGGCGGCTCACGCACCAGGGTTGGGTGCGATCCTGAGGACAGGTAAAGCTGCTTATCGGAAGAAGGTTAAGGATTTCTTCGGCTTAAGTGATCGAGAATATCTGCTAGGCTTCATCTACCTAGGGTATCCGGATGCACAACCTCAGAAGGGTTTCCGAACACCCTTCCAGAACAAAACGGTTTGGCTTGAATAA
- a CDS encoding thermosome subunit, whose translation MAATAIPAVTQTGQPVLILKEGSTETRGRAAQRNNILAAKLIAEIVKSSLGPRGMDKMLVDSLGDVTITNDGATMLKEIDVQHPAAKMLVEVAKATDNEVGDGTTSAVVLAGALLERAEELIARDVHPTLIVDGYRKAAAKALEVLQNISIKISPEDREWLIKVAKTSMQSKLVAKEAVDLANLVVEAVLAVAEKTPTGYKVDADNIKVDKKPGGSLKDTRLIKGVVLDKEVVHAGMPKRVENAKIALINAPFEIEKTEFDAKLNITDPTMMKKFLDEENALLKSMVDKVVATGANVVICQKGIDDVAQHYLAKAGVLAVRRVKESDMTKLAKATGGRVVTNFDDLTEKDLGYADLVEERKIEEDKWVFVEGCKNPKAVSILIRGGSQRVVDEAERSIHDAIMVTKDVIEKPAVVVGGGAAEVEVAHQVLKWAETLSGREQLAAQKFAEALESLAITLAENAGMDPIDVQVELRAKHAEGQKWFGVDVKEGKLADMYNKEVFDPLVVKEQIIKAATDAASMILRVDDVIAAGKMKETKPPKPSEEGGGGEE comes from the coding sequence ATGGCGGCAACAGCTATTCCTGCAGTAACACAAACCGGGCAACCTGTTCTCATACTGAAGGAGGGCAGCACCGAAACCAGAGGACGAGCTGCGCAGCGTAACAATATCTTGGCTGCTAAGTTGATAGCTGAGATCGTCAAGAGCTCGCTCGGTCCACGTGGTATGGACAAGATGCTAGTCGACTCACTTGGAGACGTGACCATAACGAACGACGGCGCCACTATGCTGAAGGAAATTGATGTTCAGCACCCCGCTGCTAAGATGCTCGTTGAAGTCGCTAAGGCTACCGACAATGAGGTTGGTGATGGCACAACTTCTGCCGTTGTGTTGGCTGGCGCGTTGCTAGAAAGGGCTGAGGAGCTCATAGCGAGAGATGTGCACCCCACACTTATCGTAGACGGATACAGAAAAGCCGCAGCAAAGGCGCTAGAGGTGCTTCAAAACATCAGCATAAAGATCTCACCAGAAGACAGAGAGTGGCTCATTAAGGTGGCTAAAACAAGTATGCAGAGCAAACTGGTCGCAAAGGAAGCAGTCGATCTAGCTAACCTAGTGGTCGAAGCCGTGCTTGCCGTGGCTGAGAAGACACCAACAGGCTACAAGGTTGATGCGGATAACATCAAGGTGGACAAGAAGCCAGGTGGCTCACTCAAAGACACGAGGTTGATTAAGGGTGTTGTGTTGGATAAGGAGGTTGTGCACGCTGGGATGCCTAAGCGGGTTGAGAACGCAAAGATAGCGCTCATAAACGCACCCTTTGAGATAGAGAAGACCGAGTTCGATGCGAAGCTGAACATCACAGACCCCACTATGATGAAGAAGTTCTTGGACGAAGAAAACGCGCTGCTAAAGAGCATGGTGGACAAAGTCGTAGCCACAGGCGCCAATGTTGTTATATGCCAGAAGGGTATCGACGACGTCGCCCAGCATTATCTCGCGAAGGCAGGTGTGCTCGCTGTAAGGCGCGTAAAGGAGAGCGATATGACAAAGCTCGCCAAAGCTACCGGAGGCAGGGTTGTAACCAACTTTGACGACTTAACGGAAAAAGACTTGGGCTACGCTGACCTGGTTGAGGAGAGGAAGATCGAGGAGGATAAGTGGGTCTTTGTCGAGGGCTGCAAGAACCCCAAGGCGGTCAGCATATTGATAAGAGGTGGCTCTCAGAGGGTTGTGGATGAAGCTGAGAGGAGCATACACGACGCAATCATGGTGACCAAAGACGTCATAGAGAAACCAGCAGTTGTAGTGGGAGGAGGTGCGGCTGAAGTTGAAGTCGCACACCAAGTCCTCAAGTGGGCTGAAACGCTCTCTGGTAGGGAGCAGCTGGCAGCCCAGAAGTTCGCAGAAGCATTAGAGAGCCTCGCAATAACGCTTGCGGAAAATGCAGGTATGGATCCGATAGATGTGCAAGTCGAGCTAAGGGCTAAGCACGCAGAGGGTCAGAAGTGGTTCGGAGTTGACGTTAAGGAGGGTAAGTTAGCAGATATGTATAACAAGGAGGTCTTCGACCCGCTCGTTGTAAAGGAGCAGATCATAAAGGCGGCTACCGATGCTGCCAGCATGATTCTGCGTGTCGACGATGTTATTGCTGCGGGTAAGATGAAGGAAACCAAACCGCCTAAGCCGAGCGAAGAAGGCGGTGGTGGAGAGGAGTAA
- a CDS encoding hemerythrin — translation MKHTQRDDPITILMEEHRVIERAIRLLQKVAERIDAGRDVEATVLADLVDFVRNFADRCHHGKEEKILFQTFAEKGIPVEGGPIGVMLFEHEEGRRAARAMAEAASKIKDGDRSKRKDFSENAKSYAQLLTQHIYKEDNILYPMGGRLLSEDEKEGLLRRFEVVEKEEMGEGVHEKYINLIKELERRLSQ, via the coding sequence ATGAAGCATACACAAAGAGACGACCCAATAACGATACTTATGGAAGAGCATAGGGTAATAGAAAGGGCCATACGCCTACTTCAGAAAGTAGCCGAAAGGATCGATGCTGGTAGAGATGTTGAGGCTACTGTGCTTGCTGACTTGGTAGATTTTGTCCGCAACTTTGCCGACCGATGCCACCACGGTAAAGAAGAGAAGATACTCTTTCAAACATTCGCTGAAAAAGGCATACCAGTTGAAGGAGGCCCTATTGGCGTTATGCTTTTCGAGCACGAGGAGGGTAGGAGAGCTGCTAGAGCGATGGCTGAGGCAGCGTCAAAGATTAAAGACGGAGATCGGTCGAAGCGGAAGGACTTCTCTGAGAACGCAAAGAGCTACGCGCAGCTACTAACCCAACATATCTACAAAGAGGATAACATACTGTACCCTATGGGAGGGAGACTACTCTCTGAAGACGAGAAAGAAGGGCTACTAAGAAGATTTGAGGTGGTTGAGAAGGAAGAGATGGGCGAAGGCGTACACGAAAAATACATCAACCTAATAAAGGAACTCGAGCGCAGACTCAGCCAATAG
- a CDS encoding MFS transporter produces MVSNEASVDKRILMMSASTFIIMLGAGIVVPILPKYAESFGASYMYIGFTISAFGLARIITDIPSGTLSDRVGRRASLLIGTILFVATGLLAAYATSIEYLIAARFLQGVGAAIYTTSALAYVADILPSSGKGRYLGYYQSSFFLGSAFGPTLGGLLASVGGLRLPFLTLSAISLVSALATYMGITTPTSAKDVVYRRGSVLSIITATLRSRAMIVSCVAAATTFILSTAIRFTLLPIYSEKALNLSEVEIGWVLTLIALVNFLMMRRSGSVADKLGAGPTMIYGFILSGLTTALYPFSFNLPVLLAISAWFGVATSLIMPAQVSLAVESSDPKHRGLSMGIYRIFSDIGLIIGPLLSGLLIEYLPIAYAFYFIAGLCFFISLFIYLLQRSA; encoded by the coding sequence TTGGTGTCTAACGAGGCTTCGGTAGATAAAAGAATCTTAATGATGTCAGCATCGACTTTCATCATTATGCTAGGTGCAGGTATAGTTGTACCTATCTTACCTAAGTATGCCGAAAGTTTCGGAGCATCTTATATGTACATTGGTTTCACCATTTCAGCCTTCGGCTTAGCTAGAATCATTACCGATATCCCGTCCGGAACACTTTCAGATAGAGTGGGTAGAAGAGCTAGTCTACTCATCGGCACAATCCTATTCGTAGCAACCGGTCTACTAGCTGCCTACGCCACAAGCATAGAATATCTTATTGCAGCAAGGTTCCTTCAGGGCGTAGGTGCGGCTATATACACAACCTCAGCCTTAGCTTATGTAGCAGACATCCTACCTTCAAGTGGGAAAGGAAGGTACTTAGGCTACTACCAGAGTAGCTTCTTCTTAGGCTCAGCATTCGGACCAACACTCGGAGGCTTATTGGCGAGTGTAGGAGGGCTTAGGCTCCCTTTCCTCACACTTTCAGCAATATCTTTAGTGAGCGCTCTAGCAACCTATATGGGCATTACAACACCCACCTCTGCGAAAGACGTGGTATATAGGCGGGGAAGCGTCCTATCGATCATAACCGCGACCTTGCGTAGTAGAGCTATGATCGTTTCTTGTGTAGCCGCTGCTACTACTTTTATCTTATCTACAGCGATCAGGTTTACTCTTTTACCAATCTACTCTGAGAAGGCTCTTAATTTAAGTGAAGTCGAGATTGGATGGGTCTTAACCCTAATAGCGTTGGTGAATTTTCTCATGATGAGAAGATCAGGCTCAGTAGCAGATAAACTCGGAGCGGGGCCGACGATGATCTACGGCTTTATCCTATCAGGTTTAACAACGGCCCTTTACCCCTTCTCCTTTAACCTACCGGTTCTCCTTGCAATATCTGCTTGGTTTGGTGTCGCAACAAGCCTAATTATGCCAGCTCAAGTCAGCTTGGCTGTTGAATCCTCTGATCCTAAGCATCGGGGTCTATCTATGGGGATCTACAGGATCTTCTCTGACATCGGGCTTATCATCGGACCGCTGCTTTCAGGACTCTTAATAGAATATTTGCCAATCGCTTACGCCTTCTACTTCATCGCTGGCCTATGCTTCTTCATCTCCTTATTCATCTACTTGTTGCAAAGGAGTGCTTGA
- a CDS encoding elongation factor 1-beta, which produces MGSVLVRLKVLPDDVSVPLDELAEQIDRKLPQGSTLLRRTQEPIAFGLSALILDVKVTEEEGILDKLESLIKEVEHVSQVDVIGVSRFSTSL; this is translated from the coding sequence TTGGGTAGTGTGCTTGTCAGATTAAAGGTGCTTCCTGACGATGTTTCTGTGCCTTTGGACGAGCTTGCCGAGCAGATCGACCGTAAGCTCCCTCAAGGCTCTACTCTTCTAAGACGGACTCAGGAGCCTATCGCTTTCGGGCTCTCAGCTCTAATACTAGATGTGAAGGTTACAGAGGAAGAGGGTATTCTGGATAAGCTTGAGTCATTGATCAAAGAGGTGGAACACGTAAGCCAAGTTGATGTTATAGGCGTAAGCCGCTTTTCAACTTCGCTCTAA
- a CDS encoding CDC48 family AAA ATPase — protein sequence MGRSRGLDAIRLKVVEAKHRDVAKCRARLPPLVMNMLGIKDGDVVEIVGKQSTAAIAWSLDEEEQDSQIIRLDWLTRRNAGLSLNDYAIVRRAQTKVARSVKLAPTDAKLVVDEAFSEFIKSRLKGMPLVEGQNVSIMILGNSVTFKVIETNPKGFVVLDDASSVEIYLDSTKVAGGVSGVTFDDIGGLSKEIKRLREIVELPLKHPEVFRRLGIEPPSGVLLYGPPGCGKTLLARALANECEACFFSISGPEIMNKYYGESEARLREIFKEASENAPSIIFIDEIDAIAPKREEVIGDVEKRVVAQLLSLMDGISERRSVIVIGATNRPESLDPALRRPGRFDREIEIGVPNQEARLEILQIHTRGMPLADDVDLGALAASLHGYTGADIRALCQEAALLALRRYIPDIDLESKRVPPEILDKMVVTLSDFREAMNQIVPSAMREFYVESPKIRWSDIGGLDKVKHTLTENVIWAIKHPERFKKLGITPASGVLLYGPSGCGKTMLAHALAYESGANLITIRGPEVLSKWVGESEKAIRDIFRKAKLSSPCILFFDEVDSIARSRSSLDEYYASEKILSQLLTEMDNVRNTFGVFVVAATNRPDLIDPSLIRPGRLDLLVYVPPPDEASRLEVLRILTAKMPLAEDVKLEEIAKQTQGYSGADLQALVREAGLHALRTGDESTVVRLIDFQHALNKVRPSITKEVESWYNSLNQVLNSKVGGASKTFYT from the coding sequence TTGGGGCGATCAAGAGGCCTAGATGCTATAAGGCTCAAGGTCGTTGAGGCGAAGCATAGAGATGTTGCTAAATGCAGAGCAAGACTACCACCGCTCGTCATGAATATGCTGGGCATAAAGGATGGTGATGTAGTGGAGATAGTGGGTAAGCAGAGCACCGCTGCAATAGCCTGGTCGCTCGATGAAGAAGAGCAGGATAGTCAGATAATCCGGCTGGATTGGTTGACAAGGAGAAACGCTGGGCTTTCGCTTAACGATTACGCTATAGTAAGAAGGGCTCAGACCAAAGTCGCCAGATCTGTTAAGCTCGCTCCTACTGACGCTAAGCTTGTGGTCGATGAAGCTTTCTCCGAGTTCATTAAGAGCCGGCTCAAGGGTATGCCCCTAGTAGAGGGGCAGAATGTTAGCATTATGATACTAGGCAACTCTGTCACCTTCAAAGTCATAGAGACGAATCCTAAGGGGTTTGTCGTGCTTGATGACGCGTCGTCTGTGGAGATATACCTCGACTCAACCAAGGTTGCAGGCGGGGTGTCTGGTGTTACTTTTGATGATATAGGTGGTTTGAGCAAGGAGATCAAACGTTTAAGAGAGATCGTGGAGCTGCCCCTTAAACACCCTGAAGTCTTTAGACGCTTGGGCATCGAGCCTCCTTCTGGTGTGCTGCTGTATGGTCCGCCTGGCTGTGGTAAGACTCTGCTCGCTAGAGCGTTGGCTAATGAGTGTGAGGCTTGCTTCTTTAGTATAAGCGGGCCTGAGATTATGAATAAGTATTATGGGGAGAGTGAAGCTAGGTTGCGTGAGATCTTTAAGGAGGCGTCTGAAAACGCGCCGAGTATAATCTTCATCGATGAGATAGATGCTATAGCCCCAAAGAGAGAAGAGGTTATAGGCGATGTAGAGAAGCGTGTAGTCGCGCAGCTCCTGTCTCTCATGGATGGCATATCGGAGAGGCGCTCAGTCATAGTAATCGGCGCAACCAACCGGCCTGAATCACTAGACCCTGCGCTACGCAGACCCGGTAGATTTGATAGGGAAATCGAGATAGGCGTACCTAATCAAGAAGCACGGCTTGAAATACTACAGATTCACACTAGGGGCATGCCTCTGGCTGATGATGTGGATTTGGGGGCTCTTGCCGCCTCGCTTCACGGTTACACGGGTGCTGATATACGTGCACTCTGCCAAGAGGCGGCGCTCCTTGCGCTGCGTAGATACATCCCAGATATAGATCTTGAGAGCAAGAGGGTTCCGCCTGAGATCCTTGATAAGATGGTTGTGACGCTCTCTGATTTTAGAGAGGCGATGAACCAGATAGTGCCTAGCGCTATGAGGGAGTTCTATGTTGAGTCGCCTAAGATCAGATGGAGCGACATAGGTGGGTTGGATAAGGTGAAACATACCTTGACAGAAAACGTGATATGGGCTATCAAACACCCAGAGCGGTTCAAGAAGCTCGGGATAACCCCTGCCTCAGGTGTATTGCTGTACGGTCCGTCGGGCTGTGGGAAGACGATGCTGGCGCACGCCTTGGCTTATGAGAGTGGTGCCAATCTTATCACCATACGTGGCCCTGAGGTGTTGTCCAAGTGGGTTGGTGAGTCTGAGAAGGCTATTCGGGATATCTTCCGTAAAGCCAAGCTCTCTTCGCCCTGCATACTCTTCTTTGACGAAGTGGATTCTATTGCTAGATCAAGGTCGTCTTTGGATGAATATTACGCATCAGAGAAGATCTTGAGTCAGCTTCTGACAGAGATGGACAACGTGAGGAACACTTTTGGAGTGTTTGTTGTTGCAGCTACCAATAGACCAGACCTAATAGATCCATCACTTATAAGACCGGGTAGGCTTGACCTTTTGGTTTATGTCCCCCCACCAGATGAAGCAAGTAGATTGGAGGTGCTACGTATACTCACGGCTAAGATGCCTCTAGCCGAGGATGTTAAGTTAGAGGAAATTGCCAAACAGACACAAGGTTATTCGGGCGCAGACCTACAGGCGCTGGTCAGGGAGGCTGGTCTCCACGCATTAAGGACAGGTGATGAGTCAACCGTAGTTAGGTTGATTGACTTCCAGCACGCTTTAAATAAGGTCAGACCATCTATAACGAAGGAGGTTGAATCGTGGTACAACTCTTTGAATCAAGTGCTTAACAGTAAGGTAGGAGGCGCCTCGAAGACCTTCTACACTTAA
- a CDS encoding thermosome subunit — MAAGQPILILKEGSSEAKGREAQRNNILAAKLIAEIVKSSLGPRGMDKMLVDSLGDVTITNDGATILKEIDVQHPAAKMLVEVAKATDNEVGDGTTSAVVLAGALLEKAEELIAKDVHPTLIVDGYRAAAEKALEILDKIAIKIDPLDRTWLEKIATTSMLTKMVSEESRYLANLVVDAVLTVVEKTPTGYKVDADNIKVEKKPGGALSDTRLIKGVVLDKEVVHAGMPKRVENAKIALINAPLEIEKPEYSAEIRISDPSQIKKFLDEETAILKGMVDKIKDIGANVVICQKGIDDVAQHFLAKAGILAVRRVKESDMTKLAKATGGRVVTNLDDLTPNDLGYAELVEERKVEEDKWVFVEGCKNPKAVTILIRGGSQRVVDEAERSIHDAIMVTKDVIEKPALVAGGGAPEAQLAYEIREWANKLSGREQLAAQKFAEALESIPLTLAENAGMDTIDTQVELRAKHGEGKIWYGISVMDGGVADIYEKGVFEPVKVKEQIIKSATDAASMILRIDDVIAAGKMKETKPPKPGEEGGGGEEF; from the coding sequence ATGGCGGCTGGTCAACCCATACTCATACTGAAGGAGGGCAGCAGCGAAGCCAAAGGCAGAGAAGCGCAGCGTAACAATATCTTGGCTGCTAAGTTGATAGCTGAGATCGTCAAGAGCTCGCTTGGTCCACGTGGTATGGACAAGATGCTCGTAGACTCGTTAGGAGATGTCACGATTACGAACGACGGTGCGACCATACTTAAGGAGATCGATGTTCAGCACCCCGCTGCTAAGATGCTCGTTGAAGTCGCTAAGGCTACCGACAATGAGGTTGGTGATGGCACAACTTCCGCTGTAGTCTTGGCTGGTGCGCTTCTTGAGAAGGCTGAGGAGCTTATAGCGAAGGATGTGCACCCGACGCTCATCGTAGACGGATATAGGGCTGCTGCTGAGAAGGCACTCGAGATACTTGACAAGATCGCCATAAAGATAGACCCGTTGGATAGAACGTGGCTTGAAAAGATCGCTACCACAAGCATGCTCACAAAGATGGTCTCCGAAGAGAGCAGGTACCTAGCGAACCTCGTAGTAGATGCTGTCCTAACCGTAGTCGAAAAGACACCAACAGGCTACAAGGTTGATGCGGATAACATCAAGGTTGAGAAGAAGCCGGGCGGCGCTCTTAGCGACACGAGGTTGATTAAGGGTGTTGTGTTGGATAAGGAGGTTGTGCACGCTGGGATGCCTAAGCGGGTTGAGAACGCAAAGATAGCGCTCATAAACGCACCGCTCGAAATAGAGAAGCCCGAGTATAGCGCCGAAATCAGAATAAGTGATCCCTCTCAGATCAAGAAGTTCCTAGACGAAGAGACCGCGATTCTTAAGGGGATGGTTGACAAGATCAAAGATATCGGTGCGAATGTCGTCATTTGCCAAAAGGGTATCGATGATGTTGCTCAGCACTTCCTTGCGAAGGCCGGTATACTTGCAGTGAGGCGTGTAAAGGAGAGCGACATGACAAAACTCGCTAAGGCTACTGGAGGTAGAGTAGTAACAAACCTCGACGATCTAACACCAAACGACCTAGGCTATGCTGAGCTGGTTGAGGAGAGGAAGGTTGAGGAGGATAAGTGGGTCTTTGTCGAGGGCTGCAAGAACCCCAAGGCTGTGACCATCTTAATCCGAGGCGGCTCTCAGAGGGTTGTGGACGAAGCTGAGAGGAGCATACACGACGCAATCATGGTGACCAAAGACGTCATAGAGAAACCAGCCTTGGTCGCGGGCGGCGGAGCACCAGAGGCTCAGCTGGCATACGAAATCAGAGAGTGGGCGAATAAGCTTTCTGGTAGGGAGCAGCTAGCAGCCCAGAAGTTCGCAGAAGCATTAGAAAGCATCCCTCTAACGCTGGCTGAAAACGCAGGTATGGACACTATAGACACACAAGTTGAGCTGAGAGCAAAGCATGGAGAAGGCAAGATCTGGTATGGCATAAGCGTCATGGATGGCGGCGTAGCAGACATCTACGAGAAGGGGGTCTTCGAACCAGTCAAGGTAAAGGAGCAGATCATAAAGTCAGCTACCGATGCTGCCAGCATGATACTACGTATCGACGATGTTATTGCTGCGGGTAAGATGAAGGAAACCAAACCGCCTAAGCCAGGCGAAGAAGGCGGTGGCGGAGAAGAGTTCTAG
- a CDS encoding DUF1610 domain-containing protein — MSQIQLPICTSCNKPITPSEEAVKFYCPDCGEVLIWRCEKCRVFFRPYRCIKCGFEGP, encoded by the coding sequence ATGTCTCAGATACAGCTACCAATCTGCACATCCTGCAATAAACCTATAACCCCTAGTGAAGAAGCGGTGAAGTTCTACTGCCCGGACTGCGGTGAGGTCTTAATCTGGCGATGCGAGAAGTGTAGAGTCTTCTTCAGACCATATAGATGCATAAAATGCGGTTTCGAAGGACCGTAG
- the tpiA gene encoding triose-phosphate isomerase: protein MPKIRTPALIINFKNYLEAAGEGALRLAKVAEEVASETGASIVVCPPLPNLSQVCASVKIPVFAQHTDPDKAGSTTGAIVAEVIKAAGAKGSILNHSEKRLDANKIASTIKRLSEVGLATILCAREPSEVSLYAEFSPDYIAIEPPELIGSGVAVSRAKPEVITESVKAAAKNPYVEIICGAGIVDGKDVEAALRLGVCGVLVASGIVKAPDWRSKILEMCKAMTE, encoded by the coding sequence ATGCCCAAGATCAGAACACCAGCGCTCATAATAAACTTCAAGAACTATTTGGAGGCTGCTGGAGAAGGGGCGCTTAGACTAGCAAAGGTGGCTGAAGAAGTTGCATCGGAGACTGGGGCATCTATAGTTGTCTGCCCGCCTCTGCCTAACCTCTCTCAAGTCTGCGCCTCGGTTAAGATCCCTGTGTTCGCTCAACATACCGATCCAGATAAAGCGGGTAGCACCACAGGCGCCATCGTAGCGGAAGTGATCAAAGCAGCAGGAGCCAAGGGCTCGATCTTGAACCACAGCGAGAAGAGGCTAGACGCAAACAAGATTGCATCTACGATAAAGAGGCTAAGCGAAGTTGGATTAGCCACTATACTCTGCGCTAGAGAGCCGTCTGAAGTCTCTCTTTATGCAGAGTTTTCACCAGATTACATCGCTATAGAGCCGCCGGAGCTCATAGGGTCTGGCGTGGCTGTTTCGAGGGCTAAACCCGAGGTGATAACGGAGTCTGTCAAAGCAGCAGCAAAGAATCCATATGTCGAGATCATATGTGGCGCCGGTATAGTTGATGGCAAAGACGTCGAAGCAGCTCTGAGGCTTGGGGTATGCGGCGTGCTGGTAGCAAGCGGCATAGTCAAAGCGCCTGATTGGAGAAGCAAGATCCTAGAGATGTGTAAAGCGATGACCGAATAG
- a CDS encoding helix-turn-helix domain-containing protein translates to MPPYTSPGIQPPVVNYLNVALPYSNLQMNQQVALDQVLNVVENPIRRKIIRRLAHEPSYPLELSSDLGINQQLVTKHLKVMEAAEIVEATRASSPYGPDRRVYELAKSVSLSIEFSPDLYTEQIITFQNIRYPKKNELLEEFEQRFDTLLAKRSQRSEINEYAELVADIDRRLDELEKEKAALLQLRCSVIRVAKEIIQGKPLSLKERIVAYHILNSNIWAARVLSDRLNMREETVQQILQRLKEMNVIRM, encoded by the coding sequence TTGCCGCCATATACATCACCTGGTATACAACCTCCGGTAGTAAACTATTTAAATGTTGCTCTACCATACTCTAATCTGCAAATGAACCAGCAAGTAGCGCTTGACCAAGTCCTAAATGTGGTGGAAAACCCTATTAGAAGGAAGATAATAAGGAGGCTAGCACACGAACCAAGCTACCCGCTTGAGCTCTCTAGCGACCTCGGAATAAACCAGCAGCTTGTAACGAAGCATCTGAAGGTCATGGAGGCTGCTGAAATAGTTGAAGCGACAAGAGCCTCGAGCCCATACGGTCCTGATAGGAGGGTCTACGAGTTGGCTAAGAGCGTATCTCTCAGCATAGAATTCTCCCCCGATCTCTATACAGAGCAGATCATAACGTTTCAGAACATCCGCTACCCTAAGAAGAATGAGCTGCTTGAAGAGTTTGAGCAGCGCTTTGACACACTCCTTGCGAAAAGAAGTCAAAGAAGCGAAATCAACGAATACGCTGAGCTGGTGGCAGATATAGACCGAAGGCTGGATGAGTTGGAAAAAGAGAAGGCGGCGCTTCTCCAGCTGAGGTGCAGTGTCATAAGAGTGGCTAAAGAAATCATACAGGGGAAACCCCTATCTCTGAAGGAGAGAATCGTCGCTTACCACATCCTTAACAGTAACATTTGGGCAGCAAGGGTTCTCTCAGATAGGCTTAATATGCGTGAGGAGACGGTGCAGCAGATACTTCAAAGGCTTAAAGAGATGAATGTGATAAGGATGTAG